The uncultured Campylobacter sp. genome has a window encoding:
- a CDS encoding helix-turn-helix transcriptional regulator yields the protein MHDYDEPVYLISIVSKVLDIHPQTLRQYEREGLVSPGRTEGKMRLYSAHDMDRIRMILNLTKELGVNLAGVDVIFRLQERIAEYEREIEELRARILELGGETD from the coding sequence ATGCATGATTACGATGAGCCGGTTTATCTCATATCGATAGTCTCGAAGGTCCTAGATATCCATCCGCAGACGCTGCGGCAATATGAGCGCGAAGGACTCGTAAGCCCGGGGCGCACGGAGGGCAAGATGCGCCTGTACTCGGCACATGATATGGATCGCATACGCATGATTTTAAACCTTACAAAGGAGCTAGGCGTCAATCTTGCGGGCGTGGACGTGATCTTTCGCCTGCAAGAAAGGATCGCCGAGTATGAGCGCGAGATCGAGGAGCTGCGGGCTAGAATTTTAGAGCTTGGCGGAGAGACAGATTAA
- a CDS encoding DnaJ C-terminal domain-containing protein — MASTSSLYETLGVDKSASAEEIKKAYRRLARKYHPDINKEPGAEDKFKEINAAYEILSDEKKRAQYDRHGDEMFGGQNFHDFAQGSANMGDLNDILNSIFGGSFGAKSAGSRGGFSFSSFGGGEGFSGFSGSSFGSGFGGVQSLDTHSSIEIPFETAIQGGEMSVRVSGETIKFKVPAGINAGEKLRIRGKGQKSGAQSGDLILEIKIAPSTEYSREGDDLFKKIDIPLKTAMFGGKVEISTPSKSATIKIAKNTKNGQKYRLKGYGVQNRKSKILGDLYAVVNVILPDVDSLGEDIKAALQKL, encoded by the coding sequence ATGGCAAGCACAAGCAGTTTATACGAAACCTTAGGCGTAGATAAATCAGCAAGCGCCGAGGAGATTAAAAAAGCTTACCGCAGGTTAGCTCGCAAGTATCACCCGGATATCAATAAAGAACCAGGAGCTGAGGATAAATTTAAAGAGATTAACGCTGCGTATGAAATTTTAAGCGACGAGAAAAAGCGCGCGCAGTACGACCGCCATGGCGATGAGATGTTCGGCGGGCAGAATTTTCACGATTTCGCGCAGGGTTCGGCAAACATGGGCGATCTAAACGACATCCTAAACAGCATTTTCGGCGGCTCCTTCGGCGCAAAAAGCGCAGGCTCGCGCGGCGGATTTAGTTTCAGCTCTTTCGGTGGTGGCGAGGGTTTTAGTGGCTTTAGCGGCAGTAGTTTCGGTAGCGGATTTGGCGGCGTGCAGAGCCTAGATACGCACAGCTCGATTGAAATTCCTTTTGAAACCGCGATACAAGGTGGCGAGATGAGCGTGCGCGTAAGTGGCGAGACGATTAAATTTAAAGTACCCGCGGGCATCAATGCGGGCGAGAAGCTGCGCATAAGGGGCAAGGGACAAAAATCAGGCGCTCAAAGCGGCGATCTGATTTTAGAGATAAAAATCGCGCCAAGTACCGAGTATAGCCGCGAAGGCGACGATCTTTTCAAAAAGATTGACATTCCTTTGAAAACGGCGATGTTTGGCGGAAAGGTAGAAATTTCGACGCCAAGCAAAAGCGCAACGATAAAGATCGCAAAAAATACCAAAAACGGGCAGAAATACCGCTTAAAAGGCTATGGCGTGCAAAACCGCAAGAGTAAAATTTTAGGCGATCTATACGCGGTGGTAAATGTCATTTTGCCAGACGTCGATTCGCTGGGCGAGGACATCAAAGCCGCACTGCAAAAGCTATAA